In Limosilactobacillus sp. WILCCON 0051, a single window of DNA contains:
- a CDS encoding C1 family peptidase — protein sequence MSEFEKLTLQQLQSYEADFKERPDAAVIARAVMKNGIKATSEDQNVSQRNHRVFSYEVKTGKVSNQRHSGRCWSFATLNTLRHLFASQYNFKDFELSQNYLFFWDRVERANMFLQNIIATAALPFHDRLVDFYVAFAENDGGQWANAASIIEKYGVVPEYVMPDTYNTKNTDDIAGVMKDLMHKDALVLRKMINEQHADRAAVQQVKEKMVSEVYRLAVYAFGMPPKQFDLEYQDDDHQLHRQANLSPLEFFHQYWNLNLRDYVVLTNAPDHKLNQVYSMPQQENVVGGIPLQFVNVPFEELQNSAVKQLKAGETVWVGNDVLQQMDRKRGIMDAELYKAEALLGIDYVMNKKERLETRQACVSHAMTLTGFNEIDGQIDRWKIENSWGEENGEKGYFVMTQKWFEDYTYEAVINKRYLSSELLQLTKQQPVQLTAWDSLQ from the coding sequence ATGTCAGAGTTTGAAAAGTTAACGTTACAGCAGCTGCAGAGCTACGAAGCCGATTTTAAAGAACGGCCAGATGCTGCCGTAATCGCGCGGGCCGTGATGAAAAATGGCATCAAGGCAACCAGCGAGGACCAAAACGTCAGTCAGCGCAACCACCGCGTTTTTTCGTATGAAGTCAAGACGGGCAAGGTATCCAATCAGCGGCATAGCGGTCGCTGCTGGTCATTTGCCACGCTGAACACGCTGCGGCATCTTTTTGCCAGCCAGTACAACTTCAAGGATTTTGAATTATCGCAGAATTATTTATTTTTCTGGGATCGTGTTGAACGGGCCAATATGTTTTTGCAAAATATCATTGCTACGGCCGCACTGCCATTTCATGATCGGCTGGTCGATTTTTATGTGGCGTTTGCGGAAAATGATGGCGGGCAGTGGGCCAATGCTGCCTCAATCATTGAAAAATATGGCGTCGTACCGGAATATGTAATGCCTGACACCTACAATACCAAGAATACTGACGATATCGCCGGGGTAATGAAGGATCTGATGCATAAAGACGCGCTGGTACTGCGAAAGATGATCAATGAGCAGCATGCTGATCGGGCTGCGGTTCAGCAGGTCAAAGAAAAGATGGTCAGTGAGGTCTACCGGCTAGCCGTTTATGCTTTTGGGATGCCGCCTAAGCAGTTCGATCTGGAATATCAGGATGACGATCATCAGCTGCACCGGCAGGCCAACCTGTCGCCACTAGAGTTCTTCCATCAATATTGGAATCTGAATCTGCGTGACTATGTGGTTTTGACCAACGCGCCGGATCATAAGCTCAATCAGGTCTACTCAATGCCGCAGCAGGAAAATGTCGTTGGCGGAATCCCGCTGCAATTCGTCAACGTGCCGTTTGAAGAACTGCAAAACAGCGCGGTCAAGCAGCTGAAAGCAGGAGAAACCGTGTGGGTCGGCAATGACGTCTTACAGCAGATGGATCGCAAGCGAGGCATTATGGATGCTGAGCTGTACAAAGCAGAAGCGCTTTTGGGTATTGACTACGTTATGAACAAAAAAGAACGGCTGGAAACCAGACAGGCCTGCGTTTCTCATGCCATGACGCTGACTGGATTTAATGAGATTGACGGTCAGATCGATCGTTGGAAGATTGAGAATTCATGGGGTGAGGAAAATGGCGAAAAAGGCTATTTCGTCATGACGCAAAAATGGTTTGAAGACTATACCTATGAAGCCGTGATCAACAAGCGCTACCTTAGTTCCGAACTGCTGCAGCTGACTAAGCAGCAGCCGGTTCAACTGACGGCTTGGGATTCGCTGCAGTAA
- the murE gene encoding UDP-N-acetylmuramyl-tripeptide synthetase — MLTVKQTVAALKERGLFKEIIVDGQWLYDVPEKIADLEFRQLSYDSRAIEPQTLFICKGQRFNPQYLVDAVKKGATACLTQQVYDEELAGQAVWQLVVTDVQKAMATVARAFYGDPEKELTLIGFTGTKGKTTSVYFTRHILAHVFDNQVAQLSSIAECLDGKNFIESHLTTPESLDLYRMMRQAVDNGMKYLVMEVSSQAYKKSRVDGLHFDIGVFLNISRDHISPVEHPSFDDYLWCKSQLVKNADKVIINREIPYFELLAQKTRAFGNQLITYGSDQSDADYRFTLGEHGHFQVASFNDQLPAVTGDFRVMLPGSFNCSNATAALAVAAQLSDKTSEFAAGLLETKVPGRMEILKNEKGYVACVDYAHNYLSMSESFKFLKHEYPDGRLIVVTGSVGSKAESRRQDIGRALSEYADVAILTEDDNYFEDPKKIIQAIRDHIVDPHVEVHEILNREEAIKTAFQMARPGDVMFMAAKGREQFLRENGHDKPYVGDYQLTEQLMKAYN; from the coding sequence ATGCTGACGGTTAAACAGACGGTAGCCGCTCTCAAGGAACGGGGCCTGTTTAAGGAAATCATCGTTGACGGTCAGTGGCTGTATGACGTACCGGAAAAAATTGCCGATCTGGAGTTCAGACAGCTTTCGTATGACTCACGCGCAATTGAGCCGCAGACGCTTTTTATCTGCAAGGGTCAGCGCTTTAATCCGCAGTATCTGGTGGATGCAGTCAAAAAAGGCGCTACGGCTTGCCTGACTCAGCAGGTGTATGATGAGGAGCTGGCTGGTCAGGCCGTCTGGCAGCTTGTCGTTACTGATGTCCAAAAAGCCATGGCAACAGTCGCGCGGGCGTTTTATGGCGATCCGGAAAAAGAACTGACGCTGATCGGCTTTACTGGTACCAAGGGCAAGACGACCTCAGTCTACTTTACGCGGCATATTTTAGCGCATGTCTTTGACAATCAGGTAGCACAGCTGTCATCGATTGCCGAGTGCCTGGATGGTAAAAACTTTATCGAATCGCACCTGACTACGCCCGAGTCATTGGATCTGTACCGGATGATGCGTCAAGCCGTTGATAACGGTATGAAGTATCTGGTGATGGAAGTTTCCAGTCAGGCCTATAAGAAGTCGCGCGTTGATGGACTGCATTTTGACATCGGCGTCTTCTTGAATATTTCGCGTGATCATATCAGTCCCGTTGAGCATCCAAGCTTTGACGACTATCTTTGGTGCAAGAGCCAGCTGGTAAAAAATGCCGATAAAGTAATTATCAACCGCGAGATCCCTTACTTTGAGCTGCTGGCCCAAAAAACGCGCGCATTTGGCAACCAGCTGATTACCTATGGCAGCGATCAATCAGATGCCGATTATCGCTTTACCTTGGGCGAGCATGGTCATTTCCAGGTTGCTTCGTTTAATGACCAGCTGCCGGCAGTTACAGGCGATTTTCGGGTCATGCTGCCGGGATCATTTAACTGCAGCAATGCAACGGCCGCTTTGGCAGTTGCCGCGCAGCTAAGCGATAAAACCAGTGAGTTTGCGGCGGGACTTTTAGAAACCAAGGTACCGGGCCGCATGGAGATCTTGAAGAACGAAAAAGGCTATGTGGCCTGTGTTGACTACGCTCATAACTATCTGAGCATGAGTGAGAGCTTCAAGTTCTTAAAGCATGAGTATCCAGATGGTCGCTTAATCGTGGTTACCGGTTCGGTGGGCAGTAAGGCTGAGTCGCGGCGCCAGGATATCGGTCGTGCACTGTCAGAGTATGCCGATGTGGCAATTCTGACTGAAGATGACAACTACTTTGAGGATCCCAAAAAGATTATTCAGGCAATTCGCGATCATATCGTGGATCCCCACGTTGAGGTTCATGAGATTCTTAACCGTGAAGAGGCCATTAAAACTGCCTTTCAGATGGCGCGGCCTGGCGATGTCATGTTTATGGCTGCCAAGGGGCGGGAGCAGTTCCTGCGCGAAAATGGCCATGACAAGCCTTATGTCGGCGATTACCAGCTGACAGAGCAGTTGATGAAAGCGTATAATTAA
- the murE gene encoding UDP-N-acetylmuramyl-tripeptide synthetase, translating into MLTLNQAANILKQDQLLREIVIGDDWRFEVPANLKDRRLQFLSYDSRHIAPDTLFMCKGLHFNEKYLEDAIDKGAVACVTENVYMGKDQNRVVQLVVNDVQKAMALLAREFYNNPQRELKVIGFTGTKGKTTSVYFTRHLMNEVFDHKVAQLSSIAECLDGEHFEEAHLTTPESLDLFRMMRQAANNGMKYLIMEVSSQAYKKSRVYGLHFDIGVFLNIAADHISPVEHPSFEDYLYCKSQLMLNSSKVIINRECPYYDLLAQKALAAGNQVISFGSSQSNADYRYVVDSPHEFHVATFSSQQPQLTGRFKINIPGTFNDSNALAALVVGRQFSDDTAAFAKGLEKTTVPGRMEMLSNQRGLLACVDYAHNYLSLNESFKYMKNTYPNGRLIVVIGAAGGKAESRRKDIGEALAKYADVAILTSEDNFFEDPHKIDEEIKSHIDNPDVEVHINVDRAKAIQDAFNMARPGDVMFMAAKGREQFMHEKGRDIPYVGDYQLTQKLMREYDE; encoded by the coding sequence ATGCTGACGCTTAATCAAGCTGCCAACATTTTAAAACAGGATCAACTGCTGCGTGAAATCGTAATCGGTGATGATTGGCGCTTCGAGGTTCCAGCAAACCTCAAAGATCGCAGGCTCCAATTCTTATCTTATGATTCGCGTCACATTGCGCCTGATACGCTGTTTATGTGCAAAGGACTGCATTTTAACGAAAAATATCTGGAGGACGCAATTGATAAGGGAGCCGTTGCCTGTGTGACTGAAAACGTCTATATGGGTAAAGACCAGAATCGAGTCGTGCAGCTGGTGGTCAATGACGTTCAAAAGGCAATGGCTCTGTTGGCGCGCGAGTTCTACAACAACCCGCAGCGGGAACTGAAAGTGATTGGGTTTACTGGGACCAAGGGAAAAACAACTTCGGTATACTTTACCCGTCATTTGATGAATGAGGTTTTTGATCATAAGGTAGCCCAATTATCGTCAATTGCTGAATGTCTTGATGGCGAGCATTTTGAAGAGGCTCATTTAACGACGCCCGAGTCGCTGGACCTGTTCCGGATGATGCGTCAGGCTGCCAATAATGGCATGAAGTATCTGATTATGGAGGTTTCCAGTCAGGCCTATAAGAAATCAAGAGTCTATGGTCTGCATTTTGACATTGGCGTCTTTTTAAATATTGCTGCCGACCACATCAGCCCGGTAGAACACCCAAGCTTTGAAGACTATCTGTACTGTAAGAGTCAGCTGATGCTCAACTCATCCAAGGTGATCATCAACCGTGAGTGTCCTTATTATGATCTGCTGGCTCAAAAAGCGCTGGCTGCTGGCAATCAGGTAATTTCATTTGGCAGCAGTCAGTCCAATGCCGACTATCGCTATGTAGTTGATTCGCCGCATGAGTTTCATGTAGCTACGTTCAGCAGTCAGCAGCCGCAGTTGACTGGCCGCTTTAAAATCAATATTCCAGGTACGTTTAATGACAGCAATGCCTTGGCCGCGCTGGTCGTCGGGCGGCAGTTCAGTGATGATACGGCGGCTTTTGCCAAGGGACTGGAAAAAACCACCGTTCCCGGCCGCATGGAAATGCTGAGCAATCAGCGGGGACTATTGGCCTGCGTTGACTATGCTCATAACTATCTGAGCCTGAATGAAAGCTTCAAATACATGAAAAACACCTATCCCAATGGCCGTTTGATCGTAGTGATCGGCGCGGCTGGCGGCAAGGCTGAGTCGCGCCGTAAGGATATTGGCGAGGCACTGGCCAAATATGCTGACGTGGCGATTCTAACCAGCGAAGACAATTTCTTTGAGGATCCGCATAAGATCGATGAAGAAATCAAATCGCACATCGACAATCCTGACGTTGAGGTACATATCAACGTTGATCGCGCCAAAGCCATTCAAGACGCGTTTAACATGGCACGGCCTGGCGACGTCATGTTTATGGCTGCCAAGGGACGCGAGCAGTTTATGCATGAAAAAGGCCGCGATATTCCATATGTTGGTGATTATCAGCTGACCCAAAAATTGATGCGTGAATATGATGAATAA
- the lepB gene encoding signal peptidase I → MKAFKELMSWIVPIAIGLLLALLIKQFAFQFVRVDGPSMQPNLQNNERVVCLKQAKIHRGSVVVFDANGVDPQVSVKTEYVKRVIGLPGDTVEAKNGNLYVNGKKVDQSYISKSERSSGTGTWTLHSISQENSWVLHNGAYKVPKGEYFVLGDHRSVSNDSRYWGFVPKSKIVGVVKVGFWNRTQPAKNNINQQWKHFFADN, encoded by the coding sequence ATGAAAGCTTTTAAAGAATTAATGAGTTGGATCGTGCCGATTGCGATTGGTCTGCTGCTGGCATTGCTGATCAAGCAGTTTGCTTTTCAGTTTGTCCGAGTTGATGGTCCATCCATGCAGCCTAATCTGCAAAACAACGAGCGCGTGGTCTGCTTAAAGCAAGCCAAGATTCATCGAGGCAGCGTAGTGGTTTTTGATGCCAATGGCGTTGATCCGCAAGTTTCGGTAAAGACTGAGTACGTAAAGCGGGTTATTGGTCTGCCAGGCGATACGGTTGAGGCCAAAAACGGCAATCTTTACGTTAACGGCAAAAAGGTTGACCAAAGCTACATCAGCAAAAGCGAGCGTTCCAGCGGTACCGGAACCTGGACTTTGCACAGTATTTCCCAGGAAAACAGCTGGGTGCTGCATAATGGAGCCTACAAGGTGCCAAAAGGCGAGTACTTTGTCTTGGGTGATCACCGCAGCGTCTCTAACGACAGTCGCTACTGGGGATTCGTACCTAAGAGCAAGATCGTCGGCGTCGTCAAGGTGGGTTTCTGGAATCGTACGCAGCCGGCTAAAAACAATATCAATCAGCAATGGAAACATTTCTTTGCCGATAACTAA
- a CDS encoding C69 family dipeptidase, which translates to MSPWNRFKNSACTSMMVGKHASTDGSTFISRNEDRVKAIEPKRFLVQPAVKNRQATYVSAYNQLTVPLPADGMRYTATPSVDQMQGPNEEDGFNEAGVGQSATESVYANPKVLAYDPYVKNGLAEDSLTTLVLPYIHSAREGVDYLGRLIAKYGSAEGNGIQFIDQDEVWYMEIATGHYWVAVRIPDDCYAVVANQIAIEDIDFGDSRNFAWADGIRPFVEKNHLNPDDERWNFRHIFGTNTKQDHHYNTPRVWFAQHYLSPSLTKDQTPESADMPFIRKPDHKISVEDIQYVLKSHYNETPYDPLGSGTLEQRRRYRSIALSRTAQSHILQVRNDAYGAAQAIQWVEFGVPTFCAYVPFFANADDTDASYREFPEKMDLNNAYWLNEALASVVESHYAEFAKDNLDFQDELQAWARRKIKAVDDQISQLDGQRLTSYLTSQNHDIAKHFNTRAQQHLFDLLTKGAELSKLTFKMDPNL; encoded by the coding sequence ATGTCTCCATGGAATCGTTTCAAAAATTCAGCCTGCACGTCAATGATGGTCGGCAAGCACGCTTCAACCGATGGCTCTACTTTTATCTCGCGCAATGAGGACCGCGTCAAGGCGATTGAGCCCAAACGCTTCCTGGTTCAGCCGGCCGTCAAGAATCGCCAGGCAACCTATGTCTCAGCTTATAATCAATTGACCGTGCCGCTGCCAGCTGACGGCATGCGCTATACGGCCACGCCAAGCGTTGATCAGATGCAGGGGCCCAACGAAGAAGATGGCTTTAACGAGGCTGGCGTTGGACAGAGTGCCACGGAATCCGTCTATGCCAATCCAAAGGTGCTGGCCTATGATCCATACGTCAAAAACGGTCTGGCCGAAGATTCACTGACAACCCTGGTTTTGCCCTATATTCATTCGGCACGCGAAGGAGTTGACTATTTGGGACGATTGATTGCCAAATACGGTTCAGCAGAAGGCAACGGCATTCAGTTCATTGATCAAGATGAGGTCTGGTACATGGAAATTGCTACTGGCCACTACTGGGTTGCCGTGCGTATTCCTGATGACTGCTATGCCGTGGTGGCCAATCAAATTGCCATTGAAGACATCGACTTTGGCGACAGCCGGAACTTTGCCTGGGCAGATGGCATTCGACCATTTGTGGAAAAGAACCATCTCAATCCCGATGATGAGCGCTGGAACTTTCGGCACATCTTCGGCACCAATACCAAACAGGACCACCACTACAATACGCCCCGCGTCTGGTTTGCCCAGCACTATCTGAGTCCCAGTCTGACCAAGGATCAAACGCCCGAGTCAGCTGATATGCCTTTTATTCGCAAGCCCGATCATAAAATCAGCGTTGAAGACATTCAATACGTTTTAAAATCACACTACAATGAAACACCTTATGATCCCTTGGGCAGCGGTACTTTAGAGCAGCGGCGGCGCTACCGTTCCATCGCGCTTTCCCGCACGGCACAGTCGCATATTCTGCAGGTGCGCAATGATGCATATGGTGCCGCACAGGCCATTCAGTGGGTTGAATTCGGTGTCCCGACTTTTTGCGCCTATGTGCCCTTCTTCGCCAACGCCGATGATACCGATGCCTCATACCGCGAGTTTCCAGAAAAAATGGATCTGAATAATGCCTATTGGCTAAATGAGGCCCTGGCCAGTGTCGTTGAAAGCCATTATGCTGAATTTGCCAAGGACAATCTGGACTTTCAAGATGAGCTGCAGGCCTGGGCAAGACGCAAGATCAAAGCCGTCGATGACCAGATCAGTCAGCTTGACGGGCAACGGCTGACCAGCTATCTGACCTCGCAGAATCATGATATCGCCAAGCATTTTAACACCCGCGCGCAGCAGCACCTGTTTGACCTGCTGACCAAGGGAGCTGAACTGTCTAAGCTGACCTTCAAGATGGATCCTAATCTTTAG
- the mnmG gene encoding tRNA uridine-5-carboxymethylaminomethyl(34) synthesis enzyme MnmG produces MQISQGKPFDAGSFDVIIVGAGHAGSEAALAAARMGNKTLLLTISLEMVAFMPCNPSVGGPAKGIVVREIDALGGEMGRNIDKTYVQMRMLNTGKGPAVRALRAQADKHAYHRAMKQTMEETPNLTLRQATVDQLVVEDGVCKGVITNTGARYFAKAVVLATGTAARGKIIIGELMYESGPNNTQSATKLSENLEELGFDLQRFKTGTPPRINGNTIDYSVTEEQPGDEKPHHFSFDTPDSQYIAVTDQISCWLTYTNPTTHQIIRDNLDRAPMFTGVIEGVGPRYCPSIEDKIVRFADKDRHQVFLEPEGRDTDEWYVDGMSTSMPEEIQEKMLHSVKGLENAKLMRPGYAIEYDVVAPYQLHPTLETKLVKNLFTAGQTNGTSGYEEAAGQGLIAGINAGLRAQGKGPFVLKRSDAYIGVMIDDLVTKGTKEPYRLLTSRAEYRLILRHDNADLRLMEKGHAIGLVSDERLARMEHKKALVEAEIARLKKIRIKPTNEAANNLIEAHGDNPLKDAIAAADFLKRPYVDYQTLMNLIPDPDEPLSREVIEQVEIQLKYEGYIKKEEVKVERLKRMEAKKIPADLDYSAIDGLATEGRQKLEKIRPETLAQASRISGVNPADLAILSVYLRQGRLAKLKD; encoded by the coding sequence ATGCAGATTTCACAAGGTAAGCCGTTTGATGCCGGCAGCTTTGACGTAATCATCGTTGGAGCTGGTCATGCGGGATCAGAAGCGGCATTGGCGGCAGCACGCATGGGCAACAAGACACTGCTTTTGACGATCAGTCTGGAAATGGTTGCCTTTATGCCATGCAATCCATCAGTGGGGGGACCGGCTAAGGGAATCGTAGTTCGTGAGATTGATGCCTTAGGCGGTGAAATGGGCCGTAATATCGACAAGACCTATGTTCAGATGCGGATGCTCAACACGGGGAAAGGTCCAGCCGTCCGTGCGTTGCGGGCTCAGGCTGACAAGCACGCTTATCACCGAGCCATGAAGCAGACGATGGAAGAAACGCCTAATCTGACGCTGCGGCAGGCCACCGTTGATCAGCTGGTGGTCGAAGATGGCGTCTGCAAAGGAGTCATTACCAATACCGGGGCCCGCTATTTTGCCAAGGCCGTGGTATTGGCAACGGGAACCGCAGCCCGCGGCAAGATCATCATTGGCGAGCTGATGTATGAATCTGGTCCAAACAATACGCAGTCAGCCACTAAACTGTCTGAGAATCTGGAAGAGCTGGGCTTCGATCTGCAGCGGTTTAAAACCGGGACGCCGCCACGCATCAACGGCAATACGATCGACTATTCGGTTACCGAGGAGCAGCCGGGTGACGAAAAACCGCATCATTTCAGTTTTGATACGCCAGACAGTCAATACATCGCAGTCACTGATCAGATTTCCTGCTGGCTGACCTACACCAACCCAACCACGCATCAGATCATTCGTGACAACCTTGACCGAGCGCCAATGTTTACTGGGGTGATTGAAGGGGTTGGTCCGCGCTACTGTCCTTCAATTGAAGACAAGATCGTGCGGTTTGCCGATAAGGATCGCCACCAGGTCTTCTTGGAACCAGAAGGCCGCGATACTGACGAATGGTACGTGGACGGTATGTCGACTTCGATGCCTGAAGAAATTCAAGAAAAGATGCTGCATTCCGTAAAAGGACTGGAAAATGCCAAGCTGATGCGGCCAGGCTATGCAATCGAGTATGACGTGGTTGCGCCATATCAGCTGCATCCAACCCTGGAAACCAAGCTGGTCAAGAATCTGTTTACGGCTGGCCAGACCAACGGCACCTCGGGTTATGAAGAGGCAGCTGGTCAAGGGCTGATCGCGGGCATCAATGCCGGGCTGCGTGCTCAAGGCAAGGGGCCGTTCGTGTTGAAGCGCTCTGATGCTTACATTGGCGTAATGATCGATGACTTGGTAACTAAGGGAACCAAAGAACCATATCGGCTGTTGACCAGTCGTGCCGAATACCGGCTGATCCTGCGTCATGACAATGCCGACCTGCGCTTGATGGAAAAAGGCCACGCAATCGGTCTGGTTTCTGATGAGCGCCTGGCAAGAATGGAACATAAAAAGGCCCTGGTTGAAGCTGAGATTGCTCGACTCAAGAAGATTCGCATCAAGCCAACCAATGAGGCAGCCAACAACCTGATTGAGGCTCACGGCGACAATCCTTTGAAAGATGCCATCGCGGCCGCCGATTTCTTAAAACGGCCATATGTCGACTACCAGACGCTGATGAACCTGATTCCTGATCCAGATGAGCCGCTCAGTCGAGAAGTGATCGAACAGGTTGAGATTCAATTGAAGTACGAGGGCTACATTAAAAAAGAAGAGGTCAAGGTTGAACGGCTGAAGCGCATGGAAGCCAAGAAGATTCCGGCTGACCTGGACTATTCGGCAATTGATGGTCTGGCTACTGAAGGCCGTCAGAAGCTGGAGAAGATTCGGCCCGAAACTTTGGCGCAGGCATCGCGGATCAGTGGGGTCAATCCAGCCGACCTGGCAATTTTGAGCGTTTATCTGCGTCAAGGACGTTTAGCTAAGCTTAAGGATTAG
- the asnB gene encoding asparagine synthase (glutamine-hydrolyzing) → MCGIVAFVDNEKPQVKESLIQKMMDRIIHRGPDDAGQFVDEHAALGHRRLSFVDVKSGKQPIFNENENLAILFNGEIYNFQPLREELIAAGHHFSTKTDTEVILHGYEQWGDDVCKKLRGMFAFVIWNRQTQEMFGARDHFGIKPLYYAKMNGTFFVGSEIKAFLEHPNFDKQLNKEALKPYLTFQYPITRETFFKGVYKLPEGHSFHYTKDGQFSMTEYWDEDFEPADETFDQAVDRIEAAVTESVKAHSFADQGIKVGSFLSAGVDSSYVTAMMRPDNTFSIGFDSTYDETKEARELAAKLNLKNTDAKLTNEEAFHTFPLIQYYLDEPDSNPSVVPLYFLTKLAKDNGYKAMLSGEGADELFAGYIDYGFYTKSKLIRWITDQLKKKPRQKRYEIAEKIKNKHFHGQAHMYANLAPARDTFIGEAYIFSPEQAQSILQPEFDCGPTVKQIVDPYYDKVEDKDIDEVAKKQYLDLHCFMPGDILLKADKMSMANSLELRVPLLDREMMKVAQTTPTKYLFNAKGTKWAFRMAANRHLPEEWATRPKMGFPTPIRAWLREDKYYQEVRELFSQDFVKEFFDQDKILKMAEDNFQGKTDDRRKIWTVYTFLVWYKLYFIDNFKPDESAIDQTKQKAAN, encoded by the coding sequence ATGTGTGGAATTGTTGCATTTGTGGATAATGAAAAGCCACAAGTCAAAGAAAGCCTGATTCAAAAAATGATGGACCGGATCATCCACCGTGGTCCCGATGATGCCGGCCAATTCGTTGATGAACACGCGGCTTTGGGACATCGGCGCCTGAGTTTCGTTGACGTTAAGAGTGGTAAGCAGCCGATCTTTAATGAAAACGAAAACCTGGCTATTTTATTTAATGGTGAAATCTACAACTTCCAGCCGCTGCGCGAGGAATTGATTGCTGCCGGCCACCATTTCTCGACCAAGACGGACACGGAAGTCATTCTGCATGGCTATGAGCAATGGGGCGATGACGTCTGCAAGAAGCTGCGGGGGATGTTTGCCTTTGTCATCTGGAACCGGCAAACCCAAGAAATGTTTGGGGCCCGCGATCACTTCGGCATCAAGCCGCTGTATTACGCCAAGATGAATGGGACGTTCTTTGTCGGTTCGGAAATCAAGGCCTTCTTGGAACACCCTAACTTCGACAAGCAGCTGAACAAAGAGGCTCTCAAGCCATATCTGACGTTCCAGTATCCAATTACCCGGGAAACGTTCTTTAAGGGCGTCTACAAACTGCCAGAAGGTCATTCATTCCACTACACCAAGGATGGTCAGTTCTCGATGACCGAATACTGGGATGAAGACTTTGAACCAGCCGATGAAACCTTTGATCAAGCCGTTGATCGGATCGAGGCTGCCGTTACCGAATCAGTCAAGGCGCACTCTTTTGCTGACCAGGGTATTAAAGTCGGTTCGTTTCTTTCGGCTGGGGTTGACTCCAGCTACGTTACGGCCATGATGCGACCTGACAACACGTTCTCAATCGGCTTTGACAGTACCTATGATGAAACCAAGGAAGCACGGGAACTGGCGGCTAAGCTGAATCTTAAGAACACGGATGCCAAGCTGACCAACGAGGAAGCTTTCCATACCTTCCCATTGATCCAATACTACCTGGACGAGCCCGACTCCAACCCATCCGTCGTGCCATTGTACTTCTTGACCAAGCTGGCTAAGGACAATGGCTACAAGGCGATGCTTTCTGGTGAAGGTGCCGATGAGCTGTTTGCCGGCTACATTGATTATGGCTTCTACACCAAGTCCAAGCTGATTCGCTGGATTACCGATCAGCTGAAGAAAAAGCCGCGGCAAAAGCGCTATGAGATTGCCGAAAAGATCAAGAACAAGCATTTCCATGGTCAGGCGCACATGTATGCCAACCTGGCGCCAGCTCGCGATACCTTTATCGGTGAAGCCTACATCTTCAGTCCAGAACAGGCCCAAAGCATTCTGCAGCCTGAATTTGACTGTGGTCCAACGGTTAAGCAGATCGTTGACCCATACTACGACAAGGTTGAAGACAAAGATATTGATGAGGTTGCCAAAAAGCAGTACCTGGATCTGCACTGCTTTATGCCAGGTGATATTCTGCTGAAGGCCGATAAGATGAGTATGGCCAACTCGCTGGAACTGCGGGTGCCTTTGCTGGACCGTGAAATGATGAAGGTTGCTCAGACCACGCCAACCAAGTACCTGTTCAACGCTAAGGGTACCAAGTGGGCTTTCCGGATGGCGGCCAACCGTCATCTGCCAGAAGAATGGGCAACGCGGCCTAAGATGGGCTTCCCAACGCCAATTCGGGCCTGGCTGCGTGAAGACAAGTACTATCAAGAAGTTCGCGAATTATTCAGCCAGGATTTTGTCAAAGAATTCTTTGATCAAGACAAGATCTTGAAGATGGCCGAAGACAACTTCCAAGGCAAGACGGATGACCGGCGCAAGATCTGGACCGTCTACACGTTCTTGGTCTGGTACAAGCTGTACTTTATCGACAACTTCAAGCCGGATGAATCTGCAATTGATCAAACCAAGCAAAAGGCGGCGAACTAA